In Anaerolineales bacterium, one DNA window encodes the following:
- a CDS encoding DinB family protein has translation MVCHPLVTQLRFARSEFLRCMEPVSAEDALVRIDSMNCLSWTIGHLANQEHRYWVEAAQGKTLFPDLNDRVGYGKPASRPPLDEIWEVWRAVTAQADVYLDDVTPEDLEGHFLYKGKDYPESIGTMLQRNIYHYWMHTGEARTIREILGHTDLPEYVGDMSQAAYRPEDE, from the coding sequence ATGGTTTGCCATCCACTCGTCACCCAATTGCGTTTCGCCCGGTCCGAATTCCTGCGCTGCATGGAACCAGTTTCTGCAGAAGATGCGCTCGTTCGCATCGACTCGATGAACTGTCTCAGTTGGACGATCGGCCATTTGGCCAACCAGGAGCACCGCTACTGGGTGGAGGCTGCCCAGGGAAAGACGCTATTCCCGGATTTGAACGACCGGGTTGGGTACGGCAAACCTGCCAGTAGACCACCGCTGGATGAGATTTGGGAGGTCTGGCGTGCGGTAACGGCGCAAGCGGATGTGTATCTCGACGACGTAACGCCGGAGGATCTGGAGGGTCATTTCCTGTACAAGGGAAAGGATTATCCTGAAAGTATCGGCACGATGCTGCAGCGCAACATCTATCATTACTGGATGCACACCGGCGAGGCACGTACGATCCGCGAGATCCTGGGGCATACCGACCTGCCGGAATACGTGGGCGACATGTCGCAGGCGGCTTACCGGCCCGAAGACGAGTGA
- a CDS encoding roadblock/LC7 domain-containing protein: MVDLQRLREVPGVKGTVRVSLGGELQDHSIDGSPDIVADLTARLSATARRVAAVMGYEDFVHALLSYRDGGNPLLIIPQESSFIGLLLDVPQTLVGISDTSQTFYSRELIAASHILTRIRGLMESE, from the coding sequence ATGGTCGACTTGCAGCGGTTGCGTGAGGTGCCGGGTGTCAAAGGAACCGTCCGGGTTTCGCTGGGCGGCGAATTACAGGATCATTCCATCGACGGTTCCCCCGACATCGTGGCGGATCTCACCGCCCGGCTCAGCGCTACAGCTCGACGCGTCGCTGCGGTGATGGGTTATGAAGATTTCGTACACGCCCTGCTCTCCTACCGCGATGGCGGAAATCCGCTGCTCATCATTCCCCAGGAATCTTCATTCATCGGTTTGCTGCTCGACGTACCCCAAACACTGGTCGGAATCAGCGATACCTCACAAACCTTTTACAGCAGAGAATTGATTGCAGCTAGCCATATCCTCACCAGAATTCGAGGACTCATGGAGAGTGAATGA
- a CDS encoding CPBP family intramembrane metalloprotease, with protein sequence MAVIDKQLTSARIAWSTWLIFAAIIAAWIAAWMVKVQLDDSIPWMATSVRSFVYWTTAKLLLWVLPAYWLVRLGGRDLKQVFNVANVKGWLFWGGGVGLLIALTGWIPKLLAGKPIFQFQPSYALLNVVLIAPFFEEFLLRGAVLGNLRQQHSFWLANLATSLCFVVLHLPGWFFTGTVIESLTRPVGGALSIFIVSLLFGYAVKRQFSTVWRPGPSVEQSLLMFEGLVS encoded by the coding sequence ATGGCAGTAATTGACAAGCAACTTACATCCGCACGAATCGCCTGGAGTACCTGGCTCATATTTGCGGCGATAATCGCAGCCTGGATCGCCGCCTGGATGGTCAAGGTCCAGCTCGATGACAGCATCCCCTGGATGGCGACGAGCGTGAGAAGCTTCGTCTATTGGACGACGGCGAAGCTGCTGTTGTGGGTCCTGCCGGCGTACTGGCTCGTCCGCCTCGGGGGGCGCGATCTGAAGCAGGTGTTCAACGTCGCCAACGTCAAGGGCTGGTTGTTCTGGGGCGGCGGCGTCGGTTTGTTGATCGCCCTGACCGGCTGGATTCCAAAGCTCCTGGCGGGAAAGCCGATCTTCCAATTTCAACCGAGTTACGCCTTGCTGAACGTCGTACTGATCGCGCCCTTCTTCGAGGAATTTCTGCTGCGCGGGGCGGTACTCGGGAACCTGCGGCAGCAACATTCATTTTGGTTAGCGAACCTCGCCACATCCTTGTGCTTCGTCGTTCTGCATCTTCCTGGCTGGTTCTTCACTGGGACCGTAATCGAAAGCCTGACCAGGCCGGTCGGCGGCGCGCTGTCGATCTTCATTGTCAGCCTGCTTTTTGGATACGCAGTGAAGCGACAATTCTCTACTGTCTGGCGTCCTGGCCCATCTGTTGAACAATCTCTCTTGATGTTTGAGGGCCTGGTGAGTTGA